A region from the Streptomyces tsukubensis genome encodes:
- the dop gene encoding depupylase/deamidase Dop, translating into MTVRRVMGIETEYGISVPGHPNANAMLTSSQIVNAYAAAMHRARRARWDFEEENPLRDARGFDLAREAADSSQLTDEDIGLANVILTNGARLYVDHAHPEYSSPEVTNPRDAVLWDKAGERIMAAAAERAALLPGAQPIHLYKNNTDNKGASYGTHENYLMKRETPFSDIVRHLTPFFVCRQVVTGAGRVGIGQDGHEHGFQISQRADYFEVEVGLETTLKRPIINTRDEPHSDAEKYRRLHVIIGDANLSEISTYLKLGTTALVLSMIEDNFIAVDLAVDQPVRTLHRVSHDPDLRQLITLRSGRTLTAVQLQMEYYELARKYVEERYGSDADEQTTDVLARWEDTLNRLENDPMSLAGELDWVAKRELMEGYRRRDGLDWDAARLHLVDLQYADVRPEKGLYNRLAARGRMKRLLAEEDVVRAETEPPEDTRAYFRGRCLAQYADDVAAASWDSVIFDLPGRDSLQRVPTLEPLRGTRSHVKDLLDRCRTAEDLVRVLSGH; encoded by the coding sequence ATGACCGTACGGCGAGTAATGGGCATCGAGACGGAGTACGGAATCTCCGTCCCGGGGCATCCGAACGCCAATGCCATGCTCACCTCGTCCCAGATCGTCAACGCCTACGCGGCGGCGATGCACCGGGCGCGGCGCGCCCGCTGGGATTTCGAGGAGGAGAATCCGCTGCGGGACGCCCGCGGCTTCGACCTCGCCCGCGAGGCCGCCGACTCCAGCCAGCTCACGGACGAGGACATCGGGCTGGCGAATGTGATCCTCACCAACGGAGCCCGGCTCTACGTCGACCATGCCCACCCCGAATACAGCTCTCCCGAGGTCACCAACCCGAGGGATGCCGTCCTCTGGGACAAGGCGGGGGAGCGGATCATGGCGGCCGCCGCCGAGCGGGCCGCGCTGCTCCCCGGTGCCCAGCCGATTCACCTTTACAAGAACAACACCGACAACAAGGGCGCGTCCTACGGCACCCACGAGAACTATCTGATGAAGCGGGAGACCCCGTTCTCGGACATCGTGCGCCATCTGACGCCGTTCTTCGTCTGCCGCCAGGTGGTCACCGGCGCCGGCCGGGTCGGCATCGGCCAGGACGGTCACGAACACGGCTTCCAGATCAGTCAGCGGGCCGACTATTTCGAGGTCGAAGTCGGTCTGGAGACCACCCTCAAGCGGCCCATCATCAACACCCGCGACGAGCCGCACTCCGACGCCGAGAAGTACCGCCGGCTGCATGTGATCATCGGCGATGCCAATCTCTCGGAGATCTCCACCTATCTCAAACTCGGCACCACGGCCCTGGTGCTCTCCATGATCGAGGACAATTTCATCGCGGTCGATCTGGCGGTGGACCAGCCGGTGCGGACCCTGCACCGGGTCTCGCACGATCCGGACCTCAGGCAACTGATCACGCTCCGCAGCGGACGGACCCTGACCGCCGTCCAGCTCCAGATGGAGTACTACGAGCTGGCCAGGAAGTACGTCGAGGAGCGGTACGGCTCCGATGCCGACGAGCAGACCACGGATGTGCTCGCCCGCTGGGAGGACACCCTCAACCGGCTGGAGAACGATCCGATGAGCCTGGCCGGGGAGCTGGACTGGGTGGCCAAGCGGGAGCTGATGGAGGGCTACCGCCGCCGGGACGGTCTGGACTGGGACGCGGCCCGCCTCCATCTGGTGGACCTCCAGTACGCCGACGTACGCCCCGAGAAGGGCCTGTACAACCGTCTGGCGGCCCGCGGCAGGATGAAGCGGCTGCTGGCCGAGGAGGACGTGGTACGGGCCGAGACCGAGCCTCCGGAGGACACCCGGGCCTACTTCCGGGGCCGCTGCCTGGCGCAGTACGCGGACGACGTGGCCGCGGCGAGCTGGGACTCGGTGATCTTCGACCTGCCGGGCCGGGATTCCCTCCAGCGGGTGCCGACCCTGGAGCCGCTGCGCGGCACCCGGAGCCATGTCAAGGATCTGCTGGACCGCTGCCGTACGGCGGAGGACCTGGTCAGGGTGCTGTCGGGCCATTGA
- the prcB gene encoding proteasome subunit beta, protein MEANSRSTGRLPAAFLTPGSSSFMDFLGEHSPELLPGNRALPAVQGAFEAPHGTTIVAVTFPGGVVIAGDRRATMGNMISQRDMEKVFPADEYSAVGIAGTAGLAVEMVKLFQLELEHFEKVEGAQLSLEGKANRLSTMIRGNLGMAMQGLAVVPLFAGYDVGRERGRIFSYDVTGGRFEEQGYTATGSGSVFARGSLKKLYRDDLTKEQAVTLVVQALYDAADDDSATGGPDVARRIYPIVVVIDDEGVDRLTPERSSEVAHSVVQHRMEQPDGPRAALL, encoded by the coding sequence GTGGAAGCCAATTCCCGAAGCACCGGGCGTCTGCCGGCAGCCTTCCTGACGCCCGGCTCGTCGTCGTTCATGGATTTCCTCGGCGAGCACTCCCCGGAGCTGCTCCCGGGCAACCGGGCCCTCCCGGCGGTGCAGGGCGCCTTCGAAGCCCCGCACGGCACCACCATCGTCGCGGTCACCTTCCCCGGCGGTGTGGTGATCGCCGGTGACCGGCGGGCCACGATGGGCAACATGATCTCGCAGCGGGACATGGAGAAGGTCTTCCCGGCCGACGAGTACTCGGCCGTGGGGATCGCCGGCACCGCCGGGCTCGCGGTGGAGATGGTGAAGCTCTTCCAGCTGGAGCTGGAGCACTTCGAGAAGGTCGAGGGCGCCCAGCTGTCCCTGGAGGGCAAGGCCAACCGTCTCTCCACCATGATCCGCGGCAATCTGGGCATGGCCATGCAGGGCCTGGCCGTGGTGCCGCTGTTCGCGGGGTACGACGTCGGCCGTGAGCGGGGCCGGATCTTCTCGTACGACGTCACCGGCGGCCGGTTCGAGGAGCAGGGTTACACCGCCACCGGATCCGGTTCGGTCTTCGCCCGCGGCTCCCTGAAGAAGCTCTACCGCGACGACCTGACCAAGGAACAGGCCGTCACCCTGGTGGTCCAGGCGCTGTACGACGCAGCCGACGACGATTCGGCGACCGGCGGACCCGATGTGGCGCGCCGGATCTACCCGATCGTCGTGGTCATCGACGACGAGGGCGTCGACCGCCTGACCCCGGAGCGGTCCTCGGAGGTGGCCCATTCGGTCGTGCAGCACCGGATGGAACAGCCGGACGGCCCGCGCGCCGCGCTCCTCTGA
- a CDS encoding ubiquitin-like protein Pup: MATKDTGGGQQKATRSTEEVEEQTQDAQASEDLKERQEKLSDDVDSVLDEIDDVLEENAEDFVRSFVQKGGE; encoded by the coding sequence ATGGCGACCAAGGACACCGGCGGCGGACAGCAGAAGGCCACGCGTTCCACGGAGGAGGTCGAGGAGCAGACCCAGGACGCACAGGCGTCCGAGGACCTCAAGGAGCGGCAGGAGAAGCTCTCCGACGACGTCGACTCCGTACTCGACGAGATCGACGACGTCCTGGAGGAGAACGCGGAGGACTTCGTGCGCTCCTTTGTGCAGAAGGGCGGCGAGTGA